One part of the Rhodococcus oxybenzonivorans genome encodes these proteins:
- a CDS encoding PHA/PHB synthase family protein, with protein sequence MIDNLHKKIASRIDPIGWGPAVASVAGRAAKNPQAVVAASTNYATHLAHIPAAAVRVFNDVDPQPPIPVDPSDKRFADAAWRENPAFFSLHQSYLATRALAEDLTEAGAGDELQDAKARQIVNLMLDALSPTNFPLTNPGVLTRAFDTGGASLVRGALFAAEDIIKRKGQPVKVDRAAFTLGDNLAATPGKVVFRNDLIEVIQYQPQTPSVHAVPILVSPPWINKYYILDLAPKRSLIEWAVAHGRTVFAISYRNPDRSMMDITMDDYYLRGFAAAMDVVEEVTGSGKIDILSICLGGAMAAMGAARLAATGDDRINSLTMLNTLLDYSEVGELKLLVDPDTLDRVEMRMRRQGFLSGDEMSGTFDLIKAKELIFSYWVSRWMKGEKPAAFDILAWNEDKTRMPATMHSQYLRSLYGRNELSSGVYVLDGQQLDLTKVTCDAYIVGAVNDHIVPWTSSYKSVHLLGGDVRFVLTNGGHIAGAVNPPNNRCFFHAVGAPDSGERRTMPANPADWQILSEKHSGSWWEDWTQWSASRAGDMVAPPAVGSAKHPVLAEAPGTYVSQ encoded by the coding sequence GTGATCGACAACCTGCACAAGAAGATCGCCTCGCGGATCGACCCCATCGGCTGGGGCCCCGCGGTGGCGTCCGTCGCCGGCCGCGCAGCAAAGAATCCTCAGGCCGTCGTCGCCGCGTCGACGAACTACGCCACCCACCTCGCCCACATTCCGGCGGCTGCTGTTCGAGTGTTCAACGACGTCGACCCCCAACCTCCCATCCCGGTCGACCCGAGCGACAAGAGATTCGCCGACGCGGCGTGGCGCGAAAATCCCGCATTCTTCTCTCTGCACCAAAGCTATCTCGCGACTCGTGCACTCGCGGAAGACCTCACAGAGGCGGGCGCGGGAGACGAATTACAGGACGCCAAGGCACGGCAAATCGTGAACCTGATGCTCGACGCCCTGTCGCCCACCAATTTCCCGCTCACCAATCCGGGTGTACTGACCCGCGCGTTCGACACCGGCGGGGCGAGCCTCGTTCGCGGTGCCCTTTTCGCTGCCGAGGACATCATCAAGCGGAAGGGGCAGCCGGTGAAAGTCGATCGGGCCGCCTTCACTCTCGGTGACAACCTTGCAGCCACGCCGGGCAAAGTCGTTTTTCGCAACGACTTGATCGAAGTGATCCAGTACCAACCGCAGACCCCCTCCGTGCATGCGGTCCCGATCCTTGTCTCCCCACCGTGGATCAACAAGTACTACATACTCGATCTCGCGCCGAAACGCAGCCTCATCGAGTGGGCGGTCGCGCACGGGCGCACAGTCTTTGCGATCTCCTACCGCAATCCCGACCGGTCCATGATGGACATCACGATGGACGACTACTACCTTCGCGGGTTCGCTGCCGCCATGGACGTCGTCGAAGAGGTCACCGGTTCGGGGAAGATCGACATCCTCTCCATCTGCCTCGGTGGCGCTATGGCCGCGATGGGAGCGGCCCGTCTCGCTGCAACCGGAGACGACCGCATCAACTCACTGACGATGCTGAACACGCTGCTCGATTACAGCGAGGTCGGCGAGCTGAAACTTCTGGTCGATCCAGACACCCTCGACCGTGTCGAGATGCGTATGCGGCGGCAGGGCTTTCTGTCCGGCGACGAGATGAGTGGCACCTTCGACCTGATCAAGGCCAAAGAGTTGATCTTCAGCTACTGGGTCTCGCGCTGGATGAAGGGCGAAAAGCCGGCCGCGTTCGACATCCTCGCGTGGAACGAGGACAAGACCAGGATGCCCGCCACGATGCACTCCCAGTACCTGCGATCCCTCTACGGCCGAAACGAATTATCCTCTGGGGTATACGTATTGGACGGTCAGCAGCTGGATCTGACGAAGGTCACGTGCGATGCCTACATCGTCGGCGCCGTCAACGACCACATCGTGCCGTGGACCTCGTCGTATAAGAGTGTGCATCTACTCGGCGGAGACGTGCGTTTCGTCCTCACCAACGGGGGCCACATCGCCGGTGCGGTCAATCCACCGAACAACCGGTGCTTCTTCCATGCCGTCGGCGCACCCGATTCGGGCGAACGCCGGACCATGCCCGCGAATCCGGCGGACTGGCAGATTTTGTCCGAGAAGCATTCCGGCTCGTGGTGGGAGGACTGGACACAGTGGTCAGCTTCTCGCGCCGGCGACATGGTGGCACCGCCGGCAGTGGGCAGTGCCAAGCATCCCGTCCTGGCCGAGGCCCCGGGGACGTACGTCTCCCAGTAA
- a CDS encoding acyl-CoA dehydrogenase family protein, which yields MTTTHSASTLADSAWIDEDLAAVAELARNFFAKEVTPHQQRFAKQGFPDRDTYRTLGELGLSGMSIPTEYGGGGGTFAHDAVLFHEQVMAGDHSLQLGVHSGIVPHYLNAYGTDEQKSRWLPRLTSGEWVGAIAMTEPGTGSDLQSITTRAVRDGDDYLVTGAKTFISNGYNCDLVIIAAKTDTALGAKGVSLIVAEVDNNTPGFTRGRIFDKVGQKGQDTTELFFDGVRVPAENLLGPTEGAGFVQLMQQLPQERLICGVAAVAAIERAVALTAEYAKSRTMFGKTLFDLQNTRFELAECATIARVSRTFLDDCIVKHLRGELDVATAAMAKYWLTDQQCSVIDRCVQLFGGYGYILEYPIAQMYADARIQRIYAGSNEVMKELISRTL from the coding sequence ATGACCACCACACACTCGGCGTCGACACTGGCGGACTCCGCCTGGATCGACGAGGATCTCGCCGCCGTAGCCGAACTCGCGCGCAACTTCTTCGCCAAGGAGGTGACTCCCCACCAACAGCGCTTTGCCAAGCAGGGATTCCCCGACAGGGACACCTACCGAACGCTCGGCGAACTCGGCCTGTCGGGCATGTCCATTCCCACCGAATACGGCGGGGGTGGTGGCACGTTCGCACACGATGCGGTCCTCTTCCACGAACAGGTGATGGCCGGGGACCACTCGCTTCAGCTGGGCGTCCACTCAGGGATCGTTCCGCACTACCTGAACGCGTACGGAACCGACGAACAGAAATCACGGTGGCTTCCCCGGCTCACCAGCGGTGAGTGGGTGGGTGCGATAGCCATGACCGAACCCGGCACCGGATCGGACCTGCAGAGCATCACTACCAGAGCTGTGCGGGACGGCGACGACTACCTCGTAACCGGCGCAAAAACCTTTATCTCCAACGGGTACAACTGCGACCTCGTCATCATCGCCGCCAAGACCGATACCGCCCTCGGCGCGAAGGGTGTGTCGCTGATCGTCGCCGAAGTCGACAACAACACTCCGGGTTTTACGCGGGGGCGAATCTTCGACAAGGTGGGACAGAAAGGGCAGGACACCACCGAACTGTTCTTCGACGGCGTCCGAGTGCCCGCCGAGAATCTCCTCGGTCCGACCGAGGGTGCCGGCTTCGTCCAACTGATGCAGCAGCTTCCCCAGGAGCGATTGATCTGCGGTGTTGCCGCAGTCGCTGCGATCGAACGCGCGGTCGCCCTCACCGCGGAGTACGCGAAGTCTCGGACGATGTTCGGCAAGACCCTGTTCGACCTGCAGAACACCCGCTTCGAACTGGCCGAGTGCGCCACAATCGCCCGGGTGTCGCGGACCTTCCTCGACGACTGCATCGTCAAGCATCTCCGCGGTGAGCTCGACGTCGCCACGGCCGCAATGGCCAAATACTGGCTCACCGACCAGCAGTGCTCAGTGATCGACCGCTGCGTGCAGCTTTTCGGAGGATACGGCTACATCCTCGAATACCCCATCGCCCAGATGTACGCCGACGCCCGGATCCAGCGCATATACGCCGGATCCAACGAGGTCATGAAGGAACTCATCTCTCGCACGCTCTAG
- a CDS encoding SDR family oxidoreductase, protein MATFRKRSAVTRTLRDLGLPLPGKGAEYDVAGKVVLITGGGDGIGLATARTLHARGATVALIDINRSALTAAEFVLGRQRVSTLVADVRDRDGMSAAVQEVIERTGRLDVVIANAGVTPPPATLRRIDPAAFDRVIDINLTGVFNTVRPAVDEVIERRGHIVVVSSAAAFAPGLAGASYMISKAAVEQLGRALRLELAGYGASAGVAYFGMVDTQLARATLDDDELGRKLDARLPRPLRRRISAEDAATVIADAIARRAGRTLAPAAWQPWALGRGLVNVFADGYLAADHDCHELIRELEARPATSTAAGSPPSTRKMP, encoded by the coding sequence ATGGCGACCTTCAGGAAGCGATCGGCAGTCACCCGCACACTGCGTGACCTGGGACTGCCACTACCCGGCAAGGGGGCTGAATACGACGTCGCAGGCAAAGTCGTCCTGATCACCGGCGGCGGCGACGGCATCGGATTGGCCACAGCCCGCACACTGCACGCCCGCGGAGCAACAGTCGCATTGATCGACATCAACCGATCCGCCCTTACCGCAGCGGAATTCGTACTCGGAAGGCAACGCGTCTCGACTCTGGTCGCCGACGTCCGCGACCGGGACGGCATGAGTGCAGCCGTGCAGGAGGTGATCGAACGGACAGGACGGCTCGACGTGGTCATCGCGAACGCCGGAGTGACACCGCCCCCGGCCACTCTTCGCCGAATCGACCCCGCCGCCTTCGATCGGGTCATAGACATCAACCTCACCGGAGTATTCAATACCGTCCGTCCGGCCGTCGACGAAGTGATCGAACGGCGTGGCCACATCGTCGTGGTGTCGTCCGCGGCTGCGTTCGCTCCCGGACTCGCCGGTGCGTCGTACATGATCAGCAAGGCGGCCGTCGAGCAACTCGGCCGGGCTCTGCGCCTCGAACTCGCAGGCTATGGCGCCTCCGCCGGTGTCGCCTACTTCGGCATGGTGGACACCCAACTGGCTCGCGCAACGCTGGACGACGACGAGCTCGGTCGGAAACTCGATGCCCGCCTGCCGCGGCCGTTGCGGCGCCGTATCAGCGCCGAGGACGCCGCGACCGTCATTGCCGACGCCATCGCCCGACGCGCCGGACGCACCCTGGCGCCCGCGGCCTGGCAGCCCTGGGCGCTCGGGCGCGGACTCGTGAATGTCTTCGCAGACGGCTACCTCGCTGCCGACCACGACTGCCACGAGCTCATCCGTGAACTCGAGGCTCGACCTGCCACCTCAACCGCTGCCGGATCACCCCCCTCCACCAGGAAGATGCCATGA
- a CDS encoding helix-turn-helix domain-containing protein — protein MDREAPRGLTLGELIRRQREMAELPMRQLAAMVGISNPYLSQIERNLREPSDRVLQAIADQLHLSADMLVSEASRAQKDSASAVITALREDPDLTNAQRKAIEEMYEAFRQLTVAKRKRPSTGPQD, from the coding sequence ATGGATCGAGAGGCTCCGCGCGGACTGACACTTGGTGAGTTGATCAGGCGCCAGCGGGAGATGGCCGAGCTCCCGATGCGTCAGTTGGCTGCGATGGTGGGAATCTCGAATCCGTACCTGTCACAGATCGAGCGGAACCTCCGGGAGCCGAGCGACCGCGTCCTGCAGGCCATCGCCGATCAGCTTCATCTTTCCGCTGACATGCTGGTGTCGGAGGCGTCGCGAGCGCAGAAGGACTCCGCTTCCGCAGTGATAACGGCGCTCCGGGAGGACCCGGACCTCACCAATGCGCAGCGGAAGGCAATCGAGGAAATGTACGAGGCCTTCCGGCAGCTCACCGTCGCCAAACGGAAGCGTCCGAGCACCGGACCACAAGACTGA
- a CDS encoding SRPBCC family protein: MTRWYPLAAADDEFLKTARFRIVHVVYLSTDPAHVWSVLTAHDALVSWSSLITASDWTSPRPFGIGTTRTVTLGHGAAALRERFYRWEEGRQITFTAESASRPGFRRFAEDITLDPHPDGTRLTWTFAMETTPMLTPLIAWSQPVLRRVTRGWARGLAHKALDHPKGASR, encoded by the coding sequence ATGACGCGCTGGTACCCGCTCGCCGCCGCAGACGACGAGTTCCTGAAGACCGCCAGATTCCGAATCGTGCACGTCGTCTACTTGTCGACGGACCCTGCACACGTGTGGAGTGTTCTCACCGCCCACGACGCATTGGTGTCCTGGTCGTCGCTCATCACCGCAAGCGACTGGACTTCACCTCGACCCTTCGGCATCGGCACCACAAGGACGGTGACACTCGGTCACGGTGCAGCGGCCCTGCGGGAACGCTTCTACCGCTGGGAAGAGGGCAGGCAGATCACCTTCACCGCCGAAAGCGCGTCCAGGCCCGGCTTCCGTCGGTTCGCCGAAGACATCACGCTCGACCCGCACCCGGACGGCACTCGGCTCACCTGGACTTTCGCTATGGAGACCACGCCCATGCTCACCCCGTTGATCGCGTGGTCCCAGCCGGTCCTCCGCCGCGTGACGCGTGGATGGGCGCGCGGCCTCGCCCACAAGGCACTCGACCATCCGAAGGGTGCATCTCGATGA
- a CDS encoding metal-dependent hydrolase — protein sequence MMTFPRIGRKPVVDPAGARRYTDESHAITARDVEFSWEGVPLHYIPGEPMATHVINFMHLVLPEGERAMSATLAEALPLIEDERLHEEVVGFVGQEATHAASHKGAREHLAELGMDITPMSRKMDWLVDRILGDRGLSGRAKRAWLCERLGLFAAMEHYTAVVGEWLLTDPALEKAGMHPVMLDMVRWHGAEEVEHRNVAFDAFMYVDGSYARRVRTALIASFTLIVLFLSSMNYLFRADPSTEKGRFWPLQLISAIRRGLVPNLKFLVTEIPPYLRPSFHPSQIGDMDIAMRYLAQSPAVNRS from the coding sequence ATGATGACCTTCCCCCGCATCGGACGGAAACCGGTGGTCGACCCCGCAGGCGCGCGCCGGTACACGGACGAATCCCACGCAATCACGGCTCGTGACGTCGAGTTCAGCTGGGAAGGAGTGCCTTTGCACTACATTCCCGGAGAGCCGATGGCAACGCACGTCATCAACTTCATGCACCTGGTCCTTCCCGAAGGGGAGCGTGCAATGTCCGCGACCCTGGCCGAGGCACTGCCCCTGATCGAGGACGAACGACTCCACGAGGAAGTAGTGGGCTTCGTGGGCCAGGAGGCGACCCACGCCGCCTCGCACAAGGGGGCACGCGAGCATCTCGCGGAGCTCGGCATGGACATTACGCCGATGTCGCGCAAGATGGACTGGCTCGTCGACCGGATCCTGGGTGATCGCGGGTTGTCGGGCCGCGCCAAACGGGCCTGGCTGTGCGAACGGTTGGGCCTGTTCGCCGCCATGGAGCACTACACCGCTGTCGTCGGCGAGTGGTTGCTGACCGACCCGGCCCTCGAGAAGGCGGGCATGCACCCGGTCATGCTCGACATGGTCCGGTGGCACGGCGCCGAAGAGGTCGAGCACCGCAATGTCGCTTTCGACGCCTTCATGTACGTGGACGGCAGCTATGCGCGGCGGGTGCGCACGGCTCTGATCGCCAGTTTTACCCTCATCGTCCTGTTCCTGTCGTCGATGAACTACTTGTTCCGAGCGGACCCGTCCACCGAGAAGGGGCGCTTCTGGCCGCTGCAGTTGATCAGCGCGATCCGGCGCGGATTGGTGCCGAACCTCAAATTCTTGGTGACGGAGATTCCGCCATACCTGCGCCCCAGCTTCCACCCGTCGCAGATCGGCGACATGGATATCGCGATGCGCTACCTCGCACAGTCCCCCGCAGTCAACCGCTCCTAG
- a CDS encoding aldehyde dehydrogenase family protein — MTTTTAADSTFDVISPATGRVVGVHPLGSTRDVDDAVARARDAADWWASLGFDERAHRLDAWRGIIARRATELADLVHMEMGKPRADAMLEIAMALEHLAWAAKNAGKVLRRRTVRSSALTLNQSASVEYLPLGVVGVIGPWNYPIFTPLGSLSFALAAGNTVVYKPSEYTPGVGVWLVEAFTQAVPEHPVLQVVTGDGSTGAALCRSGVNKIGFTGSTSTGKKVMAVCAETLTPVLMECGGKDALIVNSDADLDSAADAAVWGGLSNAGQTCLGVERVYVHESIFDQFLDRIVAHASRIRAGSDIDAHIGPITMPSQVDVVRRHINDAIDKGGRVVLGGPDAVEGQFVQPTILVDVPENSVAVTEETFGPTLIVSRVRNMDEAVERANSSRYGLGLSVFSRRHGEDIARRIRTGAVSVNSYVLYAAVPGLPLGGVDDSGFGRVHGPDGLKEFTFPRAMTRQRFPSVLPLTTFRRTRWVDSLVRFLITLLHGRN; from the coding sequence ATGACCACCACCACGGCTGCAGATTCCACCTTCGATGTGATCAGTCCGGCAACGGGACGGGTTGTCGGCGTTCACCCCCTCGGTTCGACACGCGACGTCGATGACGCCGTAGCCCGTGCGCGTGACGCCGCCGACTGGTGGGCCTCACTGGGATTCGACGAACGAGCCCACAGGCTCGATGCCTGGCGTGGCATCATCGCACGGCGGGCAACGGAACTCGCGGACCTCGTCCACATGGAAATGGGGAAGCCACGCGCAGACGCGATGCTCGAGATCGCGATGGCCTTGGAACACCTCGCGTGGGCGGCGAAGAACGCCGGCAAGGTACTTCGCCGGCGCACTGTCCGCTCGAGCGCGCTCACCCTCAACCAATCGGCCAGTGTCGAATACCTCCCCCTCGGGGTGGTCGGTGTGATCGGACCGTGGAACTACCCGATCTTCACTCCGCTCGGGTCGCTGTCGTTCGCCCTTGCAGCCGGGAACACAGTGGTCTACAAGCCGAGCGAGTACACCCCAGGCGTGGGGGTGTGGCTGGTCGAGGCCTTTACCCAAGCGGTGCCGGAACATCCCGTGTTGCAGGTCGTCACCGGCGACGGTTCCACGGGAGCTGCGCTGTGCCGATCCGGCGTGAACAAGATCGGATTTACCGGGTCCACCTCGACCGGCAAGAAAGTCATGGCTGTGTGCGCGGAAACGCTCACCCCCGTCCTTATGGAATGCGGCGGCAAGGACGCACTGATCGTCAACTCCGACGCGGACCTCGATTCTGCGGCTGATGCCGCTGTGTGGGGTGGGCTGTCCAATGCCGGACAGACCTGCCTCGGGGTCGAGCGGGTGTACGTGCACGAGAGCATTTTCGACCAATTTCTCGACAGAATCGTGGCCCACGCGTCCCGCATTCGTGCGGGCTCGGACATCGATGCGCACATCGGCCCGATCACCATGCCCTCGCAGGTCGACGTCGTCCGTCGCCACATCAACGATGCGATCGACAAGGGCGGGCGGGTGGTGCTCGGCGGGCCTGACGCGGTCGAGGGCCAGTTCGTGCAACCCACCATTCTCGTGGACGTGCCGGAGAACAGCGTCGCGGTAACCGAGGAAACCTTCGGCCCCACCCTGATCGTGTCGCGAGTTCGGAATATGGACGAGGCCGTGGAACGGGCCAACTCGAGCCGATATGGTTTGGGTCTCAGCGTCTTCTCACGCCGGCACGGCGAGGACATCGCGCGGAGGATTCGCACCGGTGCAGTCTCCGTCAATTCTTACGTTCTCTACGCGGCCGTTCCAGGTCTGCCCCTGGGCGGGGTCGACGATTCCGGATTCGGTCGCGTCCACGGCCCGGACGGCTTGAAGGAATTCACTTTTCCACGGGCCATGACCCGACAGCGCTTCCCTTCTGTTCTGCCGCTCACGACATTCCGGCGCACACGATGGGTCGACTCGCTCGTCCGCTTCCTCATCACACTGCTCCACGGAAGGAACTGA
- a CDS encoding MaoC family dehydratase, which translates to MQTEHTTARAVALEDLPTLVGTELGTSSAVQITQQQINLFADATNDHQWIHTDPERAKEGPLGTTIAHGFLTLSLAPSLFWQLIDVVDSEQVINCGIGNARFTAPVPVGSHLRLTAEVTTVKACRGGYQVTSALTMSVDGSERPACVADMTIRFLGSNV; encoded by the coding sequence GTGCAGACAGAACACACCACCGCGCGCGCCGTCGCACTCGAAGACCTCCCCACCCTCGTCGGTACCGAACTCGGCACGTCGAGTGCCGTACAGATCACTCAGCAACAGATCAACTTGTTCGCCGATGCGACGAATGATCACCAATGGATCCACACCGATCCCGAGCGCGCGAAGGAAGGTCCGCTCGGGACGACAATTGCACACGGATTCCTCACATTGTCATTGGCACCCAGTTTATTCTGGCAACTGATCGATGTCGTCGACAGCGAGCAGGTGATCAATTGCGGTATTGGCAATGCACGGTTCACGGCGCCCGTTCCCGTCGGTTCTCACCTGCGTTTGACCGCTGAGGTCACCACCGTCAAAGCATGTAGAGGTGGCTACCAGGTGACGTCGGCCCTGACCATGTCCGTCGACGGCTCCGAACGTCCCGCGTGCGTGGCGGACATGACGATTCGATTCTTGGGGAGCAACGTGTGA
- the fadD11 gene encoding fatty acid--CoA ligase FadD11 yields MTPTRAPITLCEAFQRVAAIEPESIALRTVGGTEVLTWRDYAEQVRDVAAGFAGLGVGRGDTVALMMGNRLDFYPVDVGAQHVGATSFSIYNTSPPDAIAHVLRNAGAKVVVCEAQYVERIRESGVQPSRIVVVDGDSATAPAGTLSLDEMKTLRPADFDFDSAWRAVQPDDVATLIYTSGTTGNPKGVESTHAALLFEASAVREILPIEFGDRITSFMPSAHIADRMTCLYFQMVFGTEITVVEEISQIAAALPDCRPTIWGAVPRVWEKLQVAVERAVADEPEETRRQGLQWGLAVGARRFAMLRAGQPVPAELEAEFVSAETRVLAPLRAQLGFDALKWAVSGAAPIPADTLAFFGALGLNISEIWGMSELTCIASAAPADPTKLGTVGKIVPGMDMRIADDGELLVRGPLVMKGYRGEPEKTAEAVDADGWLSTGDIVTVDDDGFLTIIDRKKELIINSSGKNMSPAGIENAIKAQSSLVGNVSTIGDARPYNTALIALDPDAAARYAAQLDVQADAATLAAHPAVVAVVAEAVAAGNARLSRVEQIKKFTILPSFWEPGSDELTLTMKLRRKPIAAKYAAEIENLYAQPAPEGVHEAALRRADTAPAVAG; encoded by the coding sequence ATGACCCCGACTCGAGCTCCTATCACCTTGTGCGAGGCGTTTCAACGCGTCGCAGCCATCGAACCCGAATCGATCGCGCTCCGCACCGTGGGCGGCACCGAAGTACTCACCTGGCGGGACTACGCGGAACAGGTACGGGACGTGGCAGCCGGGTTCGCCGGGCTCGGCGTCGGGCGCGGGGACACCGTGGCACTCATGATGGGAAACCGCCTCGACTTCTACCCGGTGGACGTGGGTGCCCAACACGTCGGTGCCACCTCGTTCTCGATCTACAACACCTCACCGCCGGACGCCATCGCCCATGTCCTCCGCAATGCGGGAGCGAAGGTGGTCGTGTGCGAGGCGCAGTACGTCGAACGAATCAGAGAATCCGGCGTGCAGCCCTCGCGGATCGTCGTCGTCGATGGCGACTCGGCGACCGCACCCGCCGGAACCCTCTCGTTGGACGAGATGAAAACGCTGCGTCCCGCAGACTTCGACTTCGACTCGGCCTGGCGAGCCGTGCAACCGGACGACGTTGCCACGCTCATCTACACCTCGGGGACGACCGGAAATCCCAAGGGCGTCGAATCGACACACGCCGCGTTACTGTTCGAGGCCAGCGCAGTGCGCGAGATCCTGCCGATCGAATTCGGCGACCGGATCACCTCGTTCATGCCATCCGCGCACATCGCCGACCGGATGACCTGTCTCTACTTCCAGATGGTCTTCGGCACCGAAATCACCGTTGTCGAGGAGATCTCACAGATCGCCGCCGCCCTCCCCGATTGCCGGCCGACCATCTGGGGTGCAGTCCCACGCGTCTGGGAAAAGCTCCAGGTCGCAGTGGAGCGGGCGGTAGCCGACGAGCCGGAGGAAACCCGGCGCCAGGGATTGCAATGGGGCCTCGCGGTGGGCGCCCGCCGGTTTGCGATGCTGCGGGCCGGCCAACCCGTACCCGCGGAACTCGAAGCCGAATTCGTTTCTGCAGAAACGCGAGTGCTGGCGCCGCTGCGGGCGCAACTCGGATTCGACGCCCTGAAGTGGGCCGTATCCGGCGCGGCCCCCATCCCCGCCGACACCCTGGCATTCTTCGGCGCGCTCGGTCTGAACATCTCGGAAATCTGGGGCATGTCGGAATTGACGTGCATCGCGAGCGCCGCTCCTGCGGACCCCACCAAACTGGGAACGGTCGGCAAAATCGTTCCCGGCATGGACATGCGGATCGCCGACGACGGCGAGCTGCTCGTCCGCGGCCCGCTGGTCATGAAGGGGTACCGCGGCGAGCCGGAGAAAACGGCGGAGGCAGTCGACGCTGACGGATGGCTGTCCACGGGAGACATCGTGACCGTCGACGACGACGGATTCCTCACCATCATCGATCGAAAGAAAGAGTTGATCATCAACTCTTCGGGCAAGAATATGTCACCAGCCGGGATCGAGAACGCGATCAAGGCCCAGTCCTCGCTCGTCGGTAACGTTTCCACCATCGGTGATGCCCGACCGTACAACACCGCACTGATCGCGTTGGACCCCGACGCGGCAGCACGATATGCGGCTCAGCTGGATGTACAGGCGGATGCCGCGACTCTGGCAGCACACCCCGCTGTTGTCGCCGTGGTCGCCGAAGCTGTCGCCGCAGGAAATGCCCGCCTCTCGCGGGTCGAGCAGATCAAGAAGTTCACTATCCTTCCCTCTTTCTGGGAGCCCGGCAGCGACGAATTGACCCTCACCATGAAGCTGCGCCGCAAACCCATCGCCGCGAAATACGCTGCCGAGATCGAGAATCTCTACGCCCAGCCGGCACCCGAGGGTGTCCACGAAGCCGCGCTCCGTCGCGCCGACACGGCGCCCGCAGTCGCAGGCTGA
- a CDS encoding PDR/VanB family oxidoreductase, producing MMTTHSDGIDDPASDRTEFEPTRALRLAAQATVAYRHVFAASRAASWLSRPNPVRNNGFGMTLTIDEVRQEAEDVVSLTLTSPDGGTLPSWIPGAHLDVFLPSGRQRQYSLCGDPDDLSSYRIAVRRINGGLGGSKEIHETLEAGDRVRIRGPRNAFPLVTADSYLFIAGGIGITPILPMVRKCHERGQSWRLVYLGRSRTTMPFLDELARYTGRVEVRPDDESGPPDITEILTTAEPGAAVYLCGPTPLMTPARGVMHTLNPTGSLHTERFSALPVVDGHRFDVRLAKQGTTVSVAEDETALTAIRREIPGVAYSCQQGFCGTCRVRVLAGDVEHRDRILTDAERQDSMLICLSRSAGGPLVIDL from the coding sequence ATGATGACGACCCACTCGGACGGGATCGACGACCCCGCCTCCGACCGAACCGAGTTCGAGCCCACTCGAGCGCTCCGGTTGGCGGCGCAGGCAACGGTCGCGTACCGGCACGTCTTCGCGGCGAGCCGTGCCGCATCGTGGCTGTCACGACCGAATCCAGTACGCAACAATGGATTCGGCATGACCCTCACCATCGACGAGGTGAGGCAGGAGGCGGAGGACGTGGTCAGCCTCACCTTGACGTCGCCCGACGGAGGCACGTTGCCGTCCTGGATTCCGGGTGCTCACCTCGACGTCTTCCTGCCGTCGGGCCGGCAGCGTCAGTACTCGTTGTGCGGTGACCCCGACGATCTGTCGTCGTACCGCATCGCCGTCCGCCGCATCAACGGCGGCCTGGGCGGTTCGAAGGAAATCCACGAGACGCTCGAAGCCGGGGACCGCGTGCGCATACGCGGTCCGCGCAATGCCTTTCCGTTGGTGACTGCCGACTCGTATCTGTTCATCGCCGGCGGTATCGGAATCACACCGATCCTGCCGATGGTGAGAAAGTGTCACGAGCGGGGACAATCCTGGCGACTCGTGTATCTCGGCCGGTCGCGCACCACCATGCCGTTCCTCGACGAACTCGCGCGATACACCGGCCGGGTCGAAGTGAGACCGGACGACGAATCCGGCCCACCCGACATCACCGAGATTCTCACCACCGCGGAACCGGGTGCAGCCGTGTACCTGTGTGGACCGACACCGCTGATGACCCCTGCACGCGGTGTCATGCACACGCTCAACCCGACCGGCTCCCTGCACACCGAACGGTTTTCGGCATTGCCTGTGGTCGATGGGCACCGGTTCGACGTACGCCTCGCGAAACAGGGAACGACCGTATCGGTGGCCGAGGACGAAACCGCGCTGACCGCGATACGCCGTGAAATCCCAGGGGTCGCCTACTCGTGTCAGCAGGGCTTCTGTGGCACCTGTCGAGTGCGGGTCCTCGCCGGAGACGTCGAACACCGCGACCGCATCCTGACGGACGCCGAGCGACAGGACTCGATGTTGATCTGCCTTTCTCGCTCTGCCGGCGGACCTCTGGTGATCGACCTATGA